Within the Nitrospiraceae bacterium genome, the region GGAAAGCTTCTTCTGACGCCACCTGCTCTAACTAGCGCCTTGCAATCGGACCAAAAAATTCTGTCATGCCTATTGCCTTCGCAAAAGCCACGCCAGCATGCTCCGGCTGCTGAAGAATGGCGTCCAGCCGAACGCAGGCGACGGACGGAGTGCTACCGGGGCTGGAGCGGGGTGCTTACTAGGACGAAGAAATGGTGCCCTCCCATTGAGAAGGCTCTGGTCAAGTGGGCACACGTCTCCTGATTTTTCTGTTGTCTAGCTTTTTCTTAATGAGACAAACCTGGTTGCGAGATCCGCCGGGCGCAGGTCCTTCGCCTCGGGCTCATGATGGCGTCGTCTCGCGGTTCCGGATTCCGTGTGTTCCATGTCGAGTGTCCGCCATAACTTGGCACAAAACGCTCAGAATTATTCCCCACATAAAATTGGGATGCCACATGGCCTGTTTATGGCATCCGCATAGTGTTGCGAAGGCGACAACAATCCGTCTTGACCATCTTAAGGCTGGAATTGTCTCATCTTTATCCGGGCTTTTTACCTCAGCTCTGCCTTTGATCATTTTCTACTACCCTTCCCAAACCTGACAGAGGTTTCGACTCTTATCTCCATGGTTCTTTCCCGTTCGCCGCACCGGTGGATCCTTCCGTATTCACCTTGATTGGTTCGTTTTAGTCCAATCGAAGGAGTCTTTTGTGGTTGGGCGCGGACGGTGTGTTGCCCGAAAACGACCGGTTCTATGGAAGAAGCAACATTTGATTGGAGAAGTGTTGCGACCTGCGGGGCTGGAATGAATAATCCGTCGTCAACTGGAGTAGCATATGTCCGTTACCAAAACCCATTCACACCATAGGCACTATGCGCACAGGCCGGCCATGAGGATGCCATGCTGTCCTTTCGCGACATCACTGCCGGAATTATTTTTCATTTTGCCGACACTGTGCAGAGCCTGCATCAGGCTGGAGTGGGACAAGAGGCAGGTGGCGAAATGCACAAGGCCGATAACGGATGAACCATGACTGATCAGCCGTACCCGGTTACATCAGGATTCGCTGCGTTTTTGCCGGCGGAATACCGCGGGAGTTTTTCTCCGGATTGGTTGATAGGCCTCTCCCCATTTGAGGACCGGACCTGTTCGAGTTGTTTTTCCGTCCGGCAAGGGGAATGGGTCGCCTTTGGGCCCCCAAAGGTCGATGAACGGTTTTTGATATGCGAGCGGGCGGAGTAGGAAAAGGAAGGTGTTTATGAATAAAAAGGAGAAGGGTATGGCGGAGTCAGGTGCAGCCCTGCAAATGGTCGAGGAGAGGTCATTGGTGGCGAAGCGCGATTCCGGAAGAACTGAAAATGAGTCCCAGTTCGCCATCAACAGCAGGGACGCGGCAGGTAAACAAACGGTTGAGGCGCTTCCGATGCGCAACACGATTCCACGGGATTCCCGTCCGGACAGGGATAGTCTCCCTGATAGAGAGGAGTGGCGTATGAGTTCAGGGCGAAGGCGGCGAGTCATTGACGATATGACGCCGATTGATTTCAAGAACGTGGAATTATTGAGCCGGTTTCTGTCGGAGACCGGACGGATTCTTCCGCGCCGGATGACCGGAAACAGTTTACGGCGTCAACGCGAATTGGCGCGGGCGATCAAGCGAGCCCGTCATCTCGCATTGTTGCCGTTTGCGGGGTCCCGGTTGCTGTAAGTCACGATTGGCGAGCATGACGAGATCGGAGGAATTGTTTGGCATGATGACAAGAAAGGAGCGCACATGAAAAAAGGGATTCATCCGACAGGGTACCGTGCCGTCGTCTTTCACGACGTGGCTGTCGATAAAAAATGGATCATGATGTCCACCGTGGAAACCAGCCTCACGACCGTGGGGGAGGACGGGCAGGTCTACCCGATGTATAGGGTTGAAACATCCATGTATTCTCATCCGTTCTACACCGGCACACAACGAATTGTCGATGCGGAGGGGCGCGTGGAAAAGTTTAATCGGAAATACCAAACAGGGCAAAAATCGGGGGGCGCAAATGTTTCGCGACCCAGGTAAACAGAGCTGCGAATCAGTCGATGCGCAGGGATGGCTTCCGGTGACGTTGGTCTCGGGGTTTTTCGGGGCAGGGAAGAGCGCGTTGATTCGCCATCTACTCGGGCACCGGGGTTCGCAGCGGTGGGCGCTGCTTGTGAGTGATCGCAGCGAGAGGTTGGAGGAAATCTGTGCGTGGGACACCAAAGGCGTCCAGCCCTTTTACTTTGGCGAAGCCTTGGTTGAACTGATGGGGCGATGTGTGGGTTGCTCGTTTCGTCAGAACTTTACGGAGGCCGTCTTGGCGATTGCACAACTTTGGAAATTTGACCGGCTCATTGTTGAATGTTCAGGCCTCACGGAACCGGAATTTGTCGTGGAACTATTCAACGATGCCATGGCCGAGGGGGGCGCACTGGCTTCGGTCGCCTGTCTGGATCAGATGGTGACAGTGGTGGATGGGGAAACACTTTGGGAGAACCTTCATTCATCGGATCAATTGCGGGATCGCGGGTTGAGCAGTGGGGCCGATGACAACCGTTCTATATCGGGGTTGCTGGTGGATCAGATTGAGTATAGCAGCCTGCTGGTACTCAATAAGCTCGATCGTGTTCCGCTGACCAGACAGATTCGTCTTACCAGGTTGCTGGAACACTTAAATCCTGAAGCGACGGTCCTGCGCGGGACGTACGGGGCGGTCCCGGTGGAAAGTGTGTTGGCCGAGCGGCCCTGCCGTCAAGAGCCTGTGAGTTTTCAGCCGGGATGGCTGAAAATGGTGGAGGGGATGTCGATCTCTCCGGCTGTGTGCGATACCCAGTGGACGACCGGCCTCTTTCAGGCGACGCGCCCGTTCCATCCAGGGCGGTTCTGGGAGATGATCAAGGAGGACTGGCCGGGAGTCCTGCGGGTCAGGGGCTATTTCTGGCTCGCCTCACAGCCCGATCGTTGCCTGGTGTGGGCGCAAACCGCAGGGGTGTGTCACCTTGAATGGGTCGGCAATTGGTGGGCGGCTACGCCGGAAATCGAGTGGCCGGGAGATGAAGAGTTTCGCCGCACGCTTGCAAAGGACTGGACTGTCGAGTTTGGTGATCGTCGACAGGTGCTGGCCTTTATCGGGTATCGTGTGGATCTCGAAGAGTGCTTTCACCGGTTACGTACCTGTTTGGTCACGCCGTCTGAAGCGCTGATGGGCGAAGCAGAATGGACGAATTTCGACGAGCCGGTCGTCTTGACCGGCCAGGAAGGCTGGCTGTCCGATGAAGATGAGGAGAGAGATTGATGGACCAGACAGCCCTGGACACTGGAATGCCATCGCCGGCTGTTCGCACCAACGCCCTGCCGGTGACCGTGCTGTCGGGATTTCTCGGATCAGGCAAGACCTCGCTGTTGAATCACGTGCTGCACAATCGGGAAGGGCTGCGTGTCGCGGTCATCGTCAATGACATGAGCCACGTCAATATCGATGCCGCGCTCATCAAGCAGGGTGGTGCGGCTCTGAGCCGCACGGATGAACGTTTGGTTGAAATGAGCAATGGGTGCATCTGTTGCACGCTACGCGATGATCTATTGGTCGAAATTGCCCGATTGGCCGGAGAGCAACGGTTTGACTATCTGCTGATCGAATCCACAGGGATATCGGAACCGCTCCCGGTAGCCGAAACGTTTTTCTTTGAAGATGAGCAGGGGAAATCTCTGTCGAACGTCGCCCGGTTGGATACGATGGTCACTGTCGTCGACGCGGGGAACTTTATCGCGGACTATCGTGCAGCCGAGGATTTGAAGACGCACGGTCTGCACCTCAGCGAAGAGGACGAGCGGACGATTACCGATCTGCTCATTGATCAGGTCGAGTTTGCCGATGTGCTGGTCATCAATAAAACCGATTTGATTTCAGATCGGCAGCAGGCCGAATTGCGGGGAATTCTCGAGGCTCTCAATCCGGACGCGATCATGGTGCCCGCGCGGCATGGGCAGGTGGCGCTATGCACGATTCTCAATACGGGCCGGTTTGATTTTGAGCGTGCCAGCGGGGCTGCCGGTTGGATGAAGGTGTTGGCGGGCGAAGGCCGGTCGGAAGCCGACGAGTATGGCATTCACAGTTTTGTCTATCGTGCACGAAAACCCTTTCATCCTGAACGCCTGTGGAGGCGGCTGCATGAAACCTGTGACGGGGTGTTGCGTACGAAGGGATTTGTGTGGCTGGCCTCTCGTCCTGACTGGATTGGCATCTGGTCGCAGGCGGGCGGGGTGGGGGCGATGCAGGGGGGCGGGCGATGGTATGCCGCCATGCCAAAACATGAGTGGAATGTGGATGCTGAGGACGAGCGGCGACTGGAAGCGCTCTGGGATCCCGTGTATGGGGATCGTCAACAGGAGCTTGTCGTGATCGGCCAGCATATCGATGAGGCGGCGCTGACACGGATGCTGGACGAATGTCTCTTGACGGATAACGAATGGCAGAGGGGGCTGGATGTTTGGGTCGGATCCAGTGATCCCTTCCCTCCCTGGACGACTGAGTCACTGATAGAAGAGTGAGCGGGGCAGTATGGCAGGACCCTGATCTTTCGCTTTCTTGGGGCGGAAAGCATGCGCGGTTGAATCAGGGGCTCCATATCCGGCAAGGGTTGTTGCTCCGCGTGGATATGAAAGGAAAGATATGAAGAGGAAAGATATTGGAGTGGTGGTCTTATCGGGGTTTATCGGAGCAGGAAAAACATCCGTGCTGAACAATCTGCTGCGACATCGCGGAGACCGGCGGATGGCGGTCATTCTGAGTGATGTGGGTGGGGCCGGCATCGATTCCGAGGTTTTTGATGGGAGCGACGCGCATTTGTTTCGAAACGGCGAAGCCCTTATCGAACTCGGCAATGCCTGTGCAGGGTATACGTTGCGGACGCATCTCATTAATGCGGTGAGCCGGTTGGCCTATGATGGCCGTTACGACACCATCATCATTGAGTTGTCCGGTGTGACGGACCCGGTATTCGTGACGAATGCCTTTGATCTGCCAGACGAGGAGGGTCGCATCCTGTCGACGATCGCCCGCTTGGATCATATTGTGACGGTGGTGGATGCCTTCCGTTTCTGGCAGGACTATGAGTCCGGGGAGAATCTTTTTGAGCGGGGCATGGGTCGGGGAGTCGACGACCAGCGGGCGCTATCGGAACTCCTTGCGGATCAGGTGGAATGCGGGACGGTCATAGTCCTGAACAAGGTCGATCTCGCAGCCGAGCAGGATTCGCGTCGTCTTGAAGGGCTGTTACAGCATTTGAATCCCGATGCCACGGTCTTGCAGGCCGTGGGTGGGAACATCACTTTCGACCAGCTTGAGCGGTCTTTGAGCTCACAAAGTTCGGCGACGGCCGGGGAGCCCGGGTGGATGAAGTTGCTCCGCGGCCAACTGGTCCCTTCTAGGGAAGTCACAGGGGTGCAGGCCTTTGTGTACCGGGCAAGGAGGCCGTTTCATCCAGATCGGTTCTGGACGCTGATGCAGGAAGAGTGGGCTGGCGTGCTCCGGTCGAAGGGCTATTTTTGGGGCGCCTCGCAATCGAAGGCGTGTTACATGTGGTCACAAGCCGGCGGGTCCTGTCTCTATGAGCGCCTTGGACGTTGGTGGGTGGGGATTCACGATCAACACTGGCCGTCAGATCCCGTCGCGTTAAATGAGATACGGGAGGTGTGG harbors:
- a CDS encoding type B 50S ribosomal protein L31, with the protein product MKKGIHPTGYRAVVFHDVAVDKKWIMMSTVETSLTTVGEDGQVYPMYRVETSMYSHPFYTGTQRIVDAEGRVEKFNRKYQTGQKSGGANVSRPR
- a CDS encoding 30S ribosomal protein S18 translates to MSSGRRRRVIDDMTPIDFKNVELLSRFLSETGRILPRRMTGNSLRRQRELARAIKRARHLALLPFAGSRLL
- a CDS encoding GTP-binding protein codes for the protein MPSPAVRTNALPVTVLSGFLGSGKTSLLNHVLHNREGLRVAVIVNDMSHVNIDAALIKQGGAALSRTDERLVEMSNGCICCTLRDDLLVEIARLAGEQRFDYLLIESTGISEPLPVAETFFFEDEQGKSLSNVARLDTMVTVVDAGNFIADYRAAEDLKTHGLHLSEEDERTITDLLIDQVEFADVLVINKTDLISDRQQAELRGILEALNPDAIMVPARHGQVALCTILNTGRFDFERASGAAGWMKVLAGEGRSEADEYGIHSFVYRARKPFHPERLWRRLHETCDGVLRTKGFVWLASRPDWIGIWSQAGGVGAMQGGGRWYAAMPKHEWNVDAEDERRLEALWDPVYGDRQQELVVIGQHIDEAALTRMLDECLLTDNEWQRGLDVWVGSSDPFPPWTTESLIEE
- a CDS encoding GTP-binding protein; the encoded protein is MKRKDIGVVVLSGFIGAGKTSVLNNLLRHRGDRRMAVILSDVGGAGIDSEVFDGSDAHLFRNGEALIELGNACAGYTLRTHLINAVSRLAYDGRYDTIIIELSGVTDPVFVTNAFDLPDEEGRILSTIARLDHIVTVVDAFRFWQDYESGENLFERGMGRGVDDQRALSELLADQVECGTVIVLNKVDLAAEQDSRRLEGLLQHLNPDATVLQAVGGNITFDQLERSLSSQSSATAGEPGWMKLLRGQLVPSREVTGVQAFVYRARRPFHPDRFWTLMQEEWAGVLRSKGYFWGASQSKACYMWSQAGGSCLYERLGRWWVGIHDQHWPSDPVALNEIREVWDLEYGDRRIELAIVGEDMDSADLSRRLDACLLTSAELLLDEDRWEAFIDPFKKPSWEKRQARGSRGNSSD
- a CDS encoding GTP-binding protein — encoded protein: MFRDPGKQSCESVDAQGWLPVTLVSGFFGAGKSALIRHLLGHRGSQRWALLVSDRSERLEEICAWDTKGVQPFYFGEALVELMGRCVGCSFRQNFTEAVLAIAQLWKFDRLIVECSGLTEPEFVVELFNDAMAEGGALASVACLDQMVTVVDGETLWENLHSSDQLRDRGLSSGADDNRSISGLLVDQIEYSSLLVLNKLDRVPLTRQIRLTRLLEHLNPEATVLRGTYGAVPVESVLAERPCRQEPVSFQPGWLKMVEGMSISPAVCDTQWTTGLFQATRPFHPGRFWEMIKEDWPGVLRVRGYFWLASQPDRCLVWAQTAGVCHLEWVGNWWAATPEIEWPGDEEFRRTLAKDWTVEFGDRRQVLAFIGYRVDLEECFHRLRTCLVTPSEALMGEAEWTNFDEPVVLTGQEGWLSDEDEERD